A region from the Nitrospinaceae bacterium genome encodes:
- a CDS encoding prepilin-type N-terminal cleavage/methylation domain-containing protein, producing the protein MAIMRMWKAGISDDEGFTLLEFAIVIVILGIFLGLAYPRIQKQMAGDPLRESSTKLAEGIRRVRVFAISNGRLLRLRITLPRGELKVEATDAGGEWLEMSDSPIKKEALAEGVRLLKVRIRGDKDIDEGEAILNFLPSGETRGSLMYLAGGSDKVRTLIIHPFLNHVEIRDGRVSFQAS; encoded by the coding sequence ATGGCGATAATGCGGATGTGGAAAGCTGGAATCTCAGATGATGAGGGGTTCACCCTCCTGGAATTTGCCATTGTAATAGTAATACTGGGTATTTTTTTAGGGTTGGCGTATCCTCGAATTCAAAAACAGATGGCGGGGGATCCGCTCAGGGAGAGCTCAACGAAACTCGCCGAGGGGATTCGCCGAGTGAGGGTATTCGCGATTTCGAATGGCCGTCTGCTTCGCCTAAGAATCACACTACCCAGAGGAGAGTTGAAGGTCGAGGCCACTGATGCTGGCGGCGAGTGGCTTGAGATGTCGGACTCGCCTATTAAAAAAGAAGCGCTCGCCGAGGGTGTCAGGCTCCTCAAGGTTCGCATACGAGGAGACAAAGACATCGACGAAGGTGAGGCGATTTTGAATTTTCTGCCGAGCGGAGAGACGCGCGGATCGTTGATGTATTTGGCGGGCGGATCCGATAAAGTCCGCACTCTGATTATCCATCCATTCCTTAATCATGTTGAAATACGCGATGGCCGAGTCAGCTTCCAGGCGTCCTAA
- a CDS encoding type II secretion system protein GspF, whose translation MPVFIYRALDSRGRTHEDEIVAESSVAAREGIRKKGLFPVEVNDYAQGRKLPSLRSLFTRSGNFSATNLSDFTRQLATLLDAGLQVVPAMAILIRQSRDEASRRLLTQIRENVNEGMSLEKAMGEHPKIFAELYVSLVRAGEASGALGMILSRLADYLELQQNLRRRLSGALAYPALMVLTGTSVLIFMLTFVIPRVVKIFTQAQQDLPWPTRFLINGSYVLTQYAEIWLLAGVGLGAGVYLWLKTDKGLWAWEGAKLKIPLFGGLILKQSIARFGRTLGELLTAGLPILDAMTISKLVIGNRVLEHWVDQAKEETHKGGALSQALERSGYFPPVFTDMVGVGEESGRLDSMLLKVSAHLEDESESTIQTMMSLVEPLLILVMGVAVGFIVIAVLLPLFEISQIIR comes from the coding sequence ATGCCCGTATTCATATATCGCGCCCTTGATTCAAGAGGCCGGACACATGAAGATGAAATTGTCGCAGAAAGCTCTGTCGCGGCGCGCGAGGGAATAAGGAAAAAGGGGCTATTCCCCGTCGAGGTGAACGATTATGCCCAGGGGCGAAAACTACCTTCCCTGAGATCGCTTTTCACTCGCTCGGGGAATTTTTCTGCAACGAACCTCTCGGATTTCACTCGCCAGTTGGCGACCCTTCTCGATGCCGGGCTTCAGGTTGTGCCTGCCATGGCGATTCTCATTCGCCAGAGCCGGGACGAGGCCAGCCGCCGCCTTCTTACTCAGATTCGGGAAAACGTGAACGAGGGTATGTCACTCGAAAAAGCGATGGGAGAGCACCCTAAGATTTTTGCCGAGCTATACGTCAGCCTTGTGCGGGCGGGCGAGGCAAGCGGGGCGCTAGGTATGATTCTGAGTCGTTTGGCCGATTATCTTGAACTCCAGCAAAATCTGCGCCGCCGCCTTTCGGGCGCGCTAGCCTATCCCGCCCTGATGGTCCTGACGGGAACCTCGGTTCTTATATTTATGCTGACGTTCGTGATCCCTCGGGTGGTGAAAATCTTCACACAGGCTCAGCAGGACCTCCCCTGGCCCACCCGATTTTTGATCAATGGAAGTTATGTTCTGACCCAATACGCAGAGATTTGGTTGTTGGCAGGGGTAGGGCTCGGAGCAGGTGTCTATTTATGGTTGAAAACAGATAAAGGACTCTGGGCATGGGAGGGCGCGAAACTCAAGATCCCTCTCTTTGGCGGCCTTATTTTGAAGCAGTCCATTGCGCGATTCGGCAGGACGCTAGGCGAGTTATTAACTGCGGGACTCCCAATCCTTGACGCCATGACAATCTCGAAGCTTGTGATTGGAAACCGCGTTTTGGAGCATTGGGTGGATCAAGCCAAGGAGGAGACGCACAAGGGTGGCGCTCTGAGCCAAGCTCTTGAGCGTAGTGGATACTTTCCCCCTGTTTTTACAGATATGGTGGGGGTGGGGGAAGAATCAGGCCGGCTAGACAGCATGTTACTCAAGGTATCGGCGCATCTTGAGGATGAGTCGGAATCCACGATTCAGACGATGATGTCGCTCGTTGAGCCCCTGTTAATCCTCGTGATGGGGGTGGCCGTGGGATTCATTGTGATTGCAGTGTTGCTTCCTCTCTTCGAGATTAGTCAAATCATTCGTTGA
- a CDS encoding prepilin-type N-terminal cleavage/methylation domain-containing protein: MSRAPRVVTGGAPTGGAPVGGALEVRENQAGFTLLEMLVALSILSLMAAGIFASLGSSATHTVRVKARLESQQALRTALQHIASDIEGVYWVKGAQHLFFTGKRGDGGKGRRDELEFTAMRRRLRRRGERSGDLVSIAYSLSTATGEQKLIRTESLMRGGKESLAAPPATLVENVESVAFEYLDREAGKSSSWTTNDENKDDVSLPAAVRVTLGIAGEKKSISMLIPIPMGLRAPVEPIASVPVGTGTTPNQPGGEGESPSTGGAAPPPDNLDPNNLNPQGTSP, from the coding sequence ATGTCGCGGGCTCCTAGAGTTGTCACTGGTGGTGCGCCCACTGGCGGCGCGCCCGTTGGCGGCGCACTTGAGGTCCGGGAGAATCAGGCGGGCTTCACCTTGCTTGAGATGCTTGTTGCGCTCTCGATTCTCTCGCTCATGGCGGCGGGGATTTTCGCAAGTCTGGGCTCAAGCGCCACGCACACCGTTCGGGTTAAGGCGCGCCTTGAGAGCCAGCAGGCGCTCCGGACTGCCCTCCAGCACATTGCGTCTGATATCGAGGGTGTCTACTGGGTGAAGGGGGCCCAGCATCTTTTTTTCACCGGCAAGCGAGGAGACGGCGGAAAGGGACGGCGCGATGAATTGGAGTTTACGGCGATGCGCCGCCGGTTGCGTCGGCGTGGTGAAAGGTCTGGTGACCTCGTATCAATAGCGTATTCTCTGAGTACCGCTACCGGGGAGCAAAAGTTGATACGAACTGAATCTCTGATGCGGGGAGGTAAAGAATCTCTTGCCGCTCCTCCGGCCACTCTTGTTGAGAACGTCGAATCGGTGGCGTTTGAATATTTGGACAGGGAGGCGGGAAAAAGTAGTTCTTGGACCACAAACGATGAAAATAAAGATGATGTTTCTCTTCCGGCGGCTGTGCGCGTCACCCTGGGTATTGCGGGAGAAAAAAAGAGCATATCGATGCTCATCCCTATCCCGATGGGACTCAGGGCACCCGTTGAGCCTATCGCTTCTGTTCCGGTGGGCACTGGCACGACGCCGAATCAGCCCGGTGGCGAGGGGGAGAGTCCCTCTACCGGGGGAGCTGCTCCACCTCCCGATAACTTGGATCCTAATAACTTGAATCCTCAAGGCACATCGCCATGA
- the gspG gene encoding type II secretion system major pseudopilin GspG, with protein sequence MFYRRDSLCYTSGLEDVPPNQENDDSDGFTFIELMVVIIILGMLVSIVGFKFLGRTEEAKRTAAGLQTRTFVNALQLYKLDNGKYPSSDQGLEALVKKPSSGNAPKKWVKGGYLEGGKIPLDPWGNPYVYTSPGSESRDVEIKSLGADGQEGGDGDNADVESWNLR encoded by the coding sequence ATGTTCTATCGCAGGGATTCTTTGTGTTACACATCAGGCCTGGAAGATGTCCCACCGAACCAGGAGAACGATGATTCCGATGGTTTTACGTTTATCGAGTTGATGGTCGTCATAATTATTCTTGGTATGCTAGTGAGCATCGTGGGATTTAAGTTTCTCGGGAGAACCGAGGAGGCCAAACGGACGGCGGCGGGTCTTCAGACGAGAACCTTTGTTAACGCTCTTCAGCTCTATAAGCTCGATAACGGAAAATATCCCTCCTCGGATCAAGGTCTTGAGGCGTTGGTGAAAAAGCCTTCCTCGGGCAACGCTCCCAAGAAATGGGTCAAGGGTGGTTATCTTGAGGGCGGAAAAATTCCGCTCGACCCGTGGGGGAACCCTTACGTCTATACCTCTCCCGGCAGCGAAAGCCGGGACGTGGAAATTAAGTCTCTTGGCGCCGATGGCCAGGAGGGCGGCGATGGCGATAATGCGGATGTGGAAAGCTGGAATCTCAGATGA
- the gspI gene encoding type II secretion system minor pseudopilin GspI yields MAESASRRPKWGHAGFTLLEITVAMAVVATVALAAFNLQNQGFRSYINSRQMTHAVLLAQEKLTEAQISLASADEQGKFETPSGEILLWSVQVKETKLPKLKIVRIEIRVPDSVDPILEAETYVAGS; encoded by the coding sequence ATGGCCGAGTCAGCTTCCAGGCGTCCTAAATGGGGCCATGCCGGCTTCACGCTCCTCGAGATAACCGTCGCTATGGCGGTTGTGGCGACGGTGGCGCTTGCGGCGTTCAATCTCCAGAACCAGGGATTTCGTTCCTATATCAATTCGCGCCAGATGACCCACGCAGTACTTCTTGCTCAGGAAAAACTCACCGAGGCACAGATATCGTTGGCCTCTGCTGACGAGCAGGGGAAATTCGAAACGCCCTCGGGCGAAATTCTCCTTTGGAGCGTTCAAGTTAAGGAGACGAAGCTCCCCAAGCTGAAAATCGTGCGAATTGAAATTCGGGTGCCCGATAGCGTAGACCCCATTTTAGAGGCGGAAACATATGTCGCGGGCTCCTAG